The Trichosurus vulpecula isolate mTriVul1 chromosome 4, mTriVul1.pri, whole genome shotgun sequence genome contains a region encoding:
- the IKBKE gene encoding inhibitor of nuclear factor kappa-B kinase subunit epsilon isoform X2 — protein MQSTANYLWHMDDLLGQGATASVYRARNKKSGELVAVKVFNNASYLRPREVRVREFEVLRKLKHQNIVKLFAVEEMGSDKDKVLVMEYCSSGSLLSVLENPENAFGLAEAEFLVVLRCVVAGMNHLRENGIVHRDIKPGNIMRLLGEDGQSIYKLTDFGAARELEDDEKFVSVYGTEEYLHPDVYERAVLRKPQQKAFGVTVDLWSIGVTLYHAATGSLPFVPFGGPRRNKEIMFRITTEKPTGAIAGTQKRENGPLEWSYKLPITCRLSLGLQAQLVPILANILEVDQEKCWGFDQFFAETSDILQRIVVHVFSLSRAVLHHVYIHAHNTIGIFLEAVYKQTSVEPSHQEYLFQGHSCILEPSLPAQHLAHTTEDSPLTLFSEESDNPPGLAFRDPSLDVPKFVPKVDLQADYNTAKGVLSVGHQVLRISRALLDGQEMMLRGLHWVVEELKATCGRILETTQTSLLFLSPSLGTEGFTSMTGESEVPELKEAAELRSKLQTIHEILSRCSQNIVETQTSLSSLSSELVKNWDQVHEDRSTHRIQCCLDKMNIIYKQFKKARMRPGLGYNEEQIHKLDKVNFGHLAKRLLLVFQEDCVQKYQAALLTHGKRMRMVYETRKHLQLVSSSVTACKTEAQEVQGQLSKVDSTSDE, from the exons ATGCAAAGTACAGCCAATTACCTTTGGCACATGGACGATCTCCTGGGCCAGGGGGCCACTGCCAGCGTGTACAGAGCTCGAAACAAG AAATCTGGGGAGCTCGTTGCTGTGAAAGTCTTCAACAACGCCAGCTACCTGCGCCCCCGAGAAGTACGTGTGAGGGAGTTTGAGGTCCTGCGGAAGCTGAAGCATCAAAACATCGTCAAGCTGTTCGCTGTGGAGGAGATG GGCAGCGATAAGGACAAAGTGctggtgatggaatactgttcCAGTGGTAGCCTGCTCAGTGTGCTGGAGAACCCTGAGAATGCCTTCGGACTAGCAGAGGCTGAGTTTCTGGTGGTCCTGCGCTGTGTGG TGGCTGGCATGAACCACCTCCGAGAGAATGGCATCGTCCACAGGGACATCAAGCCTGGGAACATCATGAGGCTTTTGGGAGAGGACGGACAAAGCATCTATAAGCTGACAGATTTTGGGGCTGCCAGGGAGCTGGAAGATGACGAAAAGTTTGTTTCTGTCTACGGGACAGAAGAATACCTG CACCCAGATGTCTATGAGCGGGCAGTGCTCCGGAAGCCTCAGCAGAAGGCATTTGGGGTGACAGTAGATCTGTGGAGCATTGGGGTGACCCTGTACCACGCAGCCACGGGCAGCCTCCCCTTTGTCCCCTTTGGTGGGCCTCGACGCAACAAGGAGATCAT GTTCAGGATCACCACAGAGAAACCAACTGGAGCCATTGCAGGCACCCAGAAACGAGAAAATGGGCCCCTGGAGTGGAGCTACAAGCTGCCTATCACCTGCAGGCTGTCCCT GGGGCTGCAGGCCCAGCTGGTGCCCATCCTGGCCAATATCCTGGAGGTGGATCAAGAGAAGTGTTGGGGGTTTGACCAGTTTTTTGCTGAGACCAGCGACATCCTTCAGCGGATTGTGGTCCATGTGTTTTCTCTGTCTCGGGCTGTCCTACACCATGTCTACATTCATGCCCACAACAC AATAGGCATCTTCCTGGAGGCTGTGTATAAACAGACCAGCGTGGAGCCCAGCCACCAGGAATACCTCTTTCAAGGCCACTCTTGCATCCTGGAGCCCAGCCTCCCCGCCCAACACCTGGCCCATACGACTGAGGACAGCCCTCTGACCCTGTTCAGTGAAGAGAGTGACAACCCCCCTGGGCTGGCCTTCAGAGACC CATCCCTGGATGTTCCCAAGTTTGTGCCCAAGGTGGACCTGCAGGCTGATTACAACACAGCCAAA GGTGTGCTGAGCGTGGGGCACCAAGTGCTGAGGATCTCCCGGGCACTGCTGGACGGTCAGGAAATGATGCTTCGGGGGCTGCATTGGGTGGT GGAAgagctcaaggccacatgtggacggATCCTGGAGACCACCCAGACATCCCTCTTGTTCCTGAGCCCCAGTCTGGGCACTGAAGG GTTCACCTCCATGACTGGGGAGTCAGAGGTGCCGGAGCTGAAGGAAGCTGCAGAACTGAGGTCCAAACTACAGACT ATTCATGAGATCCTTTCCAGATGTTCCCAAAATATTGTGGAGACCCAAACTAGTCTAAGCAGCCTGTCCTCTGAGCTGGTGAAGAACTGGGATCAGGTACATGAAGACAGAAG CACCCATCGGATTCAATGCTGTCTAGACAAGATGAACATCATCTACAAGCAATTCAAGAAAGCCAGGATGAGGCCAG GGTTGGGCTACAATGAGGAGCAGATCCACAAGCTGGATAA ggtGAACTTTGGACACTTAGCTAAAAGACTCCTGCTGGTTTTTCAGGAGGACTGTGTACAGAAGTATCAGGCAGCTCTCCTCACACACGGCAAGAGGATGAG GATGGTGTATGAGACAAGAAAACATCTCCAGCTGGTCAGCAGCTCAGTAACCGCTTGTAAGACGGAAGCCCAGGAAGTCCAGGGGCAGCTCAGTAAG GTGGATTCTACTTCAGATGAGTAA
- the IKBKE gene encoding inhibitor of nuclear factor kappa-B kinase subunit epsilon isoform X1 codes for MQSTANYLWHMDDLLGQGATASVYRARNKKSGELVAVKVFNNASYLRPREVRVREFEVLRKLKHQNIVKLFAVEEMGSDKDKVLVMEYCSSGSLLSVLENPENAFGLAEAEFLVVLRCVVAGMNHLRENGIVHRDIKPGNIMRLLGEDGQSIYKLTDFGAARELEDDEKFVSVYGTEEYLHPDVYERAVLRKPQQKAFGVTVDLWSIGVTLYHAATGSLPFVPFGGPRRNKEIMFRITTEKPTGAIAGTQKRENGPLEWSYKLPITCRLSLGLQAQLVPILANILEVDQEKCWGFDQFFAETSDILQRIVVHVFSLSRAVLHHVYIHAHNTIGIFLEAVYKQTSVEPSHQEYLFQGHSCILEPSLPAQHLAHTTEDSPLTLFSEESDNPPGLAFRDPSLDVPKFVPKVDLQADYNTAKGVLSVGHQVLRISRALLDGQEMMLRGLHWVVEELKATCGRILETTQTSLLFLSPSLGTEGFTSMTGESEVPELKEAAELRSKLQTIHEILSRCSQNIVETQTSLSSLSSELVKNWDQVHEDRSTHRIQCCLDKMNIIYKQFKKARMRPGLGYNEEQIHKLDKVNFGHLAKRLLLVFQEDCVQKYQAALLTHGKRMRMVYETRKHLQLVSSSVTACKTEAQEVQGQLSKALDRLSRRLWQGRMKATQSSPPPFDAYSRPLPKDLVLHIQELREEMKLLAFDLQHNNRIIERLSGAAPAPGSLRAESDAVGSRTSRGLGLIHTVGN; via the exons ATGCAAAGTACAGCCAATTACCTTTGGCACATGGACGATCTCCTGGGCCAGGGGGCCACTGCCAGCGTGTACAGAGCTCGAAACAAG AAATCTGGGGAGCTCGTTGCTGTGAAAGTCTTCAACAACGCCAGCTACCTGCGCCCCCGAGAAGTACGTGTGAGGGAGTTTGAGGTCCTGCGGAAGCTGAAGCATCAAAACATCGTCAAGCTGTTCGCTGTGGAGGAGATG GGCAGCGATAAGGACAAAGTGctggtgatggaatactgttcCAGTGGTAGCCTGCTCAGTGTGCTGGAGAACCCTGAGAATGCCTTCGGACTAGCAGAGGCTGAGTTTCTGGTGGTCCTGCGCTGTGTGG TGGCTGGCATGAACCACCTCCGAGAGAATGGCATCGTCCACAGGGACATCAAGCCTGGGAACATCATGAGGCTTTTGGGAGAGGACGGACAAAGCATCTATAAGCTGACAGATTTTGGGGCTGCCAGGGAGCTGGAAGATGACGAAAAGTTTGTTTCTGTCTACGGGACAGAAGAATACCTG CACCCAGATGTCTATGAGCGGGCAGTGCTCCGGAAGCCTCAGCAGAAGGCATTTGGGGTGACAGTAGATCTGTGGAGCATTGGGGTGACCCTGTACCACGCAGCCACGGGCAGCCTCCCCTTTGTCCCCTTTGGTGGGCCTCGACGCAACAAGGAGATCAT GTTCAGGATCACCACAGAGAAACCAACTGGAGCCATTGCAGGCACCCAGAAACGAGAAAATGGGCCCCTGGAGTGGAGCTACAAGCTGCCTATCACCTGCAGGCTGTCCCT GGGGCTGCAGGCCCAGCTGGTGCCCATCCTGGCCAATATCCTGGAGGTGGATCAAGAGAAGTGTTGGGGGTTTGACCAGTTTTTTGCTGAGACCAGCGACATCCTTCAGCGGATTGTGGTCCATGTGTTTTCTCTGTCTCGGGCTGTCCTACACCATGTCTACATTCATGCCCACAACAC AATAGGCATCTTCCTGGAGGCTGTGTATAAACAGACCAGCGTGGAGCCCAGCCACCAGGAATACCTCTTTCAAGGCCACTCTTGCATCCTGGAGCCCAGCCTCCCCGCCCAACACCTGGCCCATACGACTGAGGACAGCCCTCTGACCCTGTTCAGTGAAGAGAGTGACAACCCCCCTGGGCTGGCCTTCAGAGACC CATCCCTGGATGTTCCCAAGTTTGTGCCCAAGGTGGACCTGCAGGCTGATTACAACACAGCCAAA GGTGTGCTGAGCGTGGGGCACCAAGTGCTGAGGATCTCCCGGGCACTGCTGGACGGTCAGGAAATGATGCTTCGGGGGCTGCATTGGGTGGT GGAAgagctcaaggccacatgtggacggATCCTGGAGACCACCCAGACATCCCTCTTGTTCCTGAGCCCCAGTCTGGGCACTGAAGG GTTCACCTCCATGACTGGGGAGTCAGAGGTGCCGGAGCTGAAGGAAGCTGCAGAACTGAGGTCCAAACTACAGACT ATTCATGAGATCCTTTCCAGATGTTCCCAAAATATTGTGGAGACCCAAACTAGTCTAAGCAGCCTGTCCTCTGAGCTGGTGAAGAACTGGGATCAGGTACATGAAGACAGAAG CACCCATCGGATTCAATGCTGTCTAGACAAGATGAACATCATCTACAAGCAATTCAAGAAAGCCAGGATGAGGCCAG GGTTGGGCTACAATGAGGAGCAGATCCACAAGCTGGATAA ggtGAACTTTGGACACTTAGCTAAAAGACTCCTGCTGGTTTTTCAGGAGGACTGTGTACAGAAGTATCAGGCAGCTCTCCTCACACACGGCAAGAGGATGAG GATGGTGTATGAGACAAGAAAACATCTCCAGCTGGTCAGCAGCTCAGTAACCGCTTGTAAGACGGAAGCCCAGGAAGTCCAGGGGCAGCTCAGTAAG gcCCTGGACCGATTATCTCGCCGGCTTTGGCAGGGCAGAATGAAAGCAACTCAGAGTTCTCCCCCGCCTTTTGATGCTTATTCCAGACCCCTGCCAAAGGACCTGGTTCTCCA CATTCAAGAGCTCCGAGAGGAAATGAAGTTACTGGCCTTTGATCTCCAGCACAATAATCGAATCATTGAGAG GTTAAGTGGAGCCGCACCTGCCCCTGGGTCTTTGAGAGCTGAGAGTGATGCGGTGGGATCTCGAACCTCAAGGGGCCTTGGGCTCATCCACACTGTAGGGAACTGA